One segment of Theobroma cacao cultivar B97-61/B2 chromosome 9, Criollo_cocoa_genome_V2, whole genome shotgun sequence DNA contains the following:
- the LOC108660408 gene encoding ABC transporter G family member 24-like isoform X2, whose product MLKMGLKKLKVCSFWSASFWVFVVLSFLVNMVQCQDLNDYDQVDDPTALRFTTALVNSRLSNLTAVFSKDIGDQARFCIKNQEADWNKAFNFSSNLDFLASCIQKTKGDIMRRLCTAAEAKFYFDTFFRSSSATNLRPNENCNVTSWVSGCEPGWACSIGPNQQVDLENSRVIPPRTHDCQACCEGFFCPRGLTCMIPCPLGSHCPVATLNNATGICEPYLYQLPPGKPNHTCGGANIWADVRSSGEVFCSAGSYCPTTTQEKPCSSGHYCRMGSTSEKRCFKLTSCNSNASNQDLHAYGIMLIAATTTLLLIIYNCSDQVLNTRERRLAKTREAAARSARDTAKARQRWKTAKDAAKKHASGLQTHFSQTFSFKKSAKHPEELKILDQTSCETDEDLYAPTHISCSSESLSSSAPSRGKPMEPGNLMRMMHEIEDDPGNYEGFDVNTHDRKSKGHKPKGKQPNTHSQIFKYAYAQLEKEKALQEENKNLTFSGVISMATNPEIRKRPLIEVSFKDLTLTLKGKGKHLLRCVTGKIKPGRITAVMGPSGAGKTTFISALAGKAIGCKMTGLILINGKNESIRSYRKIIGYVPQDDIVHGNLTVEENLRFNAKCRLPAHLSKPDTVLVVERVIESLGLQMVRNSLVGTVEKRGISGGQRKRVNVGLEMVMEPSLLILDEPTSGLDSASSQLLLRALRHEALEGVNICMVLHQPSYALFQMFDDLVLLAKGGLTVYHGSAKKAEEYFAGLGIHVPERVNPPDHFIDILEGIVTPSATSGVNYKEFPVRWMLHNGYPVPPDLQQSFAQLAMPSAGAGPANGTNPVHAGMEEKSFAGELWQDVRSNVELQRDSIHHNFLKFKDLSCRRTPGVLWQYRYFLGRVGKQRMREAKIQATDYLILLLAGACLGTLAKTSDENFGAVGYTYTIIAVSLLCKIAALRSFSLDKLQYWRESASGMSSLAYFLAKDTIDHFNTVIKPVVYLSMFFFFTNPRSSFAENYIVLLCLVYCVTGIAYALAIFFQPGPAQLLF is encoded by the exons ATGCTCAAAATGGgcttaaaaaagttaaaagtttGTAGTTTTTGGTCGGCTTCTTTCTGGGTTTTTGTAGTTTTGAGTTTCTTAGTGAATATGGTACAATGTCAAGATTTGAATGATTATGATCAAGTGGACGATCCTACTGCTCTTCGCTTTACTACAGCCCTTGTTAATAGCAGGCTTTCTAATCTTACTGCAGTTTTTAGCAAGGATATTGGTGACCAGGCCAGGTTCTGCATAAAAAACCA GGAAGCTGATTGGaataaagcatttaatttttcatcaaatttggaCTTCTTGGCTTCCTGTATTCAGAAAACTAAAG GAGATATTATGCGGCGCTTGTGCACAGCAGCTGAGGCAAAATTCTACTTCGATACTTTTTTTAGAAGTTCAAGTGCAACTAATTTGAGGCCTAACGAAAACTGTAATGTAACCTCATGGGTTTCTGGTTGTGAGCCGGGATGGGCTTGTAGTATTGGTCCAAACCAGCAGGTTGACCTTGAAAATTCTCGAGTCATTCCTCCTAGGACTCATGATTGTCAGGCTTGTTGTGAGGGCTTTTTCTGCCCTCGTGGTCTTACATGCATGATTC CTTGCCCATTGGGTTCCCATTGTCCGGTTGCAACACTCAATAACGCTACTGGCATATGTGAGCC ATATCTTTACCAGCTGCCTCCAGGAAAGCCAAACCATACTTGTGGAGGAGCCAATATATGGGCTGATGTTCGTAGCAGTGGTGAGGTATTCTGTTCAGCAGGGTCATATTGTCCAACAACAACCCAGGAAAAGCCGTGCAGTAGTGG ACATTACTGCAGGATGGGTTCAACATCTGAGAAAC GCTGCTTCAAGTTGACTTCTTGCAATTCAAACGCATCAAATCAAGATTTGCATGCCTATGGAATTATGCTTATA GCTGCTACTACTACTCTTCTCCTCATTATCTACAATTGTTCTGACCAAGTTCTCAACACAAGGGAAAGACGACTGGCGAAAACCAGGGAAGCAGCGGCAAGAAGTGCAAGAGACACAGCAAAAGCACGTCAAAGGTGGAAAACTGCTAAGGATGCTGCTAAGAAACATGCAAGTGGACTGCAAACTCATTTTTCACagacattttcttttaaaaaatctgCCAAGCATCCTGAGGAACTTAAAATATTGGATCAAACAAGTTGTGAAACAGATGAAGACTTGTATGCTCCTACACATATAAGTTGTTCAAGTGAATCTTTATCATCATCTGCACCATCCAGGGGAAAGCCAATGGAACCTGGCAATTTGATGCGGAtgatgcatgaaattgaagatGACCCTGGAAATTATGAAGGATTTGATGTTAATACCCATGATAGAAAATCTAAAGGCCATAAGCCAAAGGGAAAACAACCTAATACTCATAGCCAAATTTTTAAGTATGCATATGCTCAacttgaaaaagagaaagcactgcaagaagaaaataaaaatcttacATTCTCAGGAGTAATTTCTATGGCTACTAATCCTGAAATCAGGAAAAGGCCCCTGATTGAGGTCTCTTTCAAAGACCTTACACTCACTTTGAAGGGGAAAGGCAAGCATCTTTTGAGGTGTGTTACTGGAAAAATTAAGCCTGGTCGCATCACTGCTGTAATGGGCCCTTCAGGTGCTGGAAAAACAACATTTATTTCTGCTCTGGCTGGAAAGGCAATAGGTTGCAAGATGACTGGTTTGATTCTTATAAATGGAAAGAATGAATCAATCCGCTCATATAGGAAAATAATTGGTTATGTGCCACAAGATGATATTGTGCATGGGAACTTGACCGTGGAAGAGAATCTACGGTTTAATGCTAAGTGCAG GCTTCCTGCTCATTTATCAAAACCAGATACAGTTCTTGTTGTTGAAAGAGTTATTGAGTCTTTGGGGCTTCAGATGGTGCGTAATTCCTTGGTGGGAACTGTAGAGAAGCGAGGTATCTCAGGGGGCCAGAGGAAGCGAGTAAATGTTGGATTGGAAATGGTCATGGAACCTTCACTTTTGATCTTGGATGAACCCACATCTGGTTTGGACAGTGCATCCTCTCAGCTGCTTCTTAGAGCACTTCGACATGAAGCTCTTGAAGGAGTAAACATCTGCATGGTGCTTCATCAACCTAG CTATGCCTTGTTCCAAATGTTTGATGATCTAGTACTTTTGGCAAAAGGCGGCCTCACTGTCTACCATGGTTCAGCAAAGAAAGCAGAAGAATACTTTGCGGGCCTTGGGATCCATGTCCCAGAACGTGTTAACCCTCCAGACCACTTCATTGACATTTTAGAGGGTATAGTAACACCAAGTGCAACCTCAGGTGTCAACTACAAAGAGTTTCCTGTCAGGTGGATGCTTCACAATGGGTACCCAGTGCCCCCTGATCTGCAGCAAAGTTTTGCTCAGCTTGCTATGCCCTCAGCAGGTGCAGGTCCAGCAAATGGGACAAATCCTGTTCATGCTGGAATGGAGGAAAAATCTTTTGCTGGAGAGTTATGGCAAGATGTGAGGAGTAATGTGGAGTTGCAGCGGGATAGCATACATCACAATTTCTTAAAGTTTAAGGACTTATCATGCCGGAGAACTCCAGGTGTACTCTGGCAATACAGATATTTTCTTGGGAG GGTTGGGAAGCAGCGTATGAGGGAAGCTAAGATACAAGCGACAGATTATCTGATCTTACTGCTTGCTGGAGCCTGCTTAGGAACATTAGCTAAAACAAGTGACGAAAACTTCGGGGCAGTTGGTTATACTTATACCATAATTGCAGTCT CTCTTCTATGCAAAATAGCAGCTTTGAGATCATTTTCACTGGATAAATTACAATATTGGAGAGAGAGTGCATCTGGCATGAGCAGCTTGGCTTACTTTTTGGCCAAAGACACCATTGACCACTTTAATACTGTGATCAAGCCTGTGGTTTATCTCTCtatgttctttttcttcacaaaTCCAAGATCTTCGTTTGCTGAAAATTATATTGTCTTGCTGTGCCTGGTGTACTGTGTGACTGGTATAGCCTATGCATTGGCCATCTTCTTTCAACCTGGTCCAGCCCAGCTG TTGTTTTGA
- the LOC108660408 gene encoding ABC transporter G family member 24-like isoform X1, with product MLKMGLKKLKVCSFWSASFWVFVVLSFLVNMVQCQDLNDYDQVDDPTALRFTTALVNSRLSNLTAVFSKDIGDQARFCIKNQEADWNKAFNFSSNLDFLASCIQKTKGDIMRRLCTAAEAKFYFDTFFRSSSATNLRPNENCNVTSWVSGCEPGWACSIGPNQQVDLENSRVIPPRTHDCQACCEGFFCPRGLTCMIPCPLGSHCPVATLNNATGICEPYLYQLPPGKPNHTCGGANIWADVRSSGEVFCSAGSYCPTTTQEKPCSSGHYCRMGSTSEKRCFKLTSCNSNASNQDLHAYGIMLIAATTTLLLIIYNCSDQVLNTRERRLAKTREAAARSARDTAKARQRWKTAKDAAKKHASGLQTHFSQTFSFKKSAKHPEELKILDQTSCETDEDLYAPTHISCSSESLSSSAPSRGKPMEPGNLMRMMHEIEDDPGNYEGFDVNTHDRKSKGHKPKGKQPNTHSQIFKYAYAQLEKEKALQEENKNLTFSGVISMATNPEIRKRPLIEVSFKDLTLTLKGKGKHLLRCVTGKIKPGRITAVMGPSGAGKTTFISALAGKAIGCKMTGLILINGKNESIRSYRKIIGYVPQDDIVHGNLTVEENLRFNAKCRLPAHLSKPDTVLVVERVIESLGLQMVRNSLVGTVEKRGISGGQRKRVNVGLEMVMEPSLLILDEPTSGLDSASSQLLLRALRHEALEGVNICMVLHQPSYALFQMFDDLVLLAKGGLTVYHGSAKKAEEYFAGLGIHVPERVNPPDHFIDILEGIVTPSATSGVNYKEFPVRWMLHNGYPVPPDLQQSFAQLAMPSAGAGPANGTNPVHAGMEEKSFAGELWQDVRSNVELQRDSIHHNFLKFKDLSCRRTPGVLWQYRYFLGRVGKQRMREAKIQATDYLILLLAGACLGTLAKTSDENFGAVGYTYTIIAVSLLCKIAALRSFSLDKLQYWRESASGMSSLAYFLAKDTIDHFNTVIKPVVYLSMFFFFTNPRSSFAENYIVLLCLVYCVTGIAYALAIFFQPGPAQLWSVLLPVVLTLVATQKQDGEVLKKISNLCYPKWALEAFVIANAERYGKSPLYLFKISKINMYTLLLRFTISLS from the exons ATGCTCAAAATGGgcttaaaaaagttaaaagtttGTAGTTTTTGGTCGGCTTCTTTCTGGGTTTTTGTAGTTTTGAGTTTCTTAGTGAATATGGTACAATGTCAAGATTTGAATGATTATGATCAAGTGGACGATCCTACTGCTCTTCGCTTTACTACAGCCCTTGTTAATAGCAGGCTTTCTAATCTTACTGCAGTTTTTAGCAAGGATATTGGTGACCAGGCCAGGTTCTGCATAAAAAACCA GGAAGCTGATTGGaataaagcatttaatttttcatcaaatttggaCTTCTTGGCTTCCTGTATTCAGAAAACTAAAG GAGATATTATGCGGCGCTTGTGCACAGCAGCTGAGGCAAAATTCTACTTCGATACTTTTTTTAGAAGTTCAAGTGCAACTAATTTGAGGCCTAACGAAAACTGTAATGTAACCTCATGGGTTTCTGGTTGTGAGCCGGGATGGGCTTGTAGTATTGGTCCAAACCAGCAGGTTGACCTTGAAAATTCTCGAGTCATTCCTCCTAGGACTCATGATTGTCAGGCTTGTTGTGAGGGCTTTTTCTGCCCTCGTGGTCTTACATGCATGATTC CTTGCCCATTGGGTTCCCATTGTCCGGTTGCAACACTCAATAACGCTACTGGCATATGTGAGCC ATATCTTTACCAGCTGCCTCCAGGAAAGCCAAACCATACTTGTGGAGGAGCCAATATATGGGCTGATGTTCGTAGCAGTGGTGAGGTATTCTGTTCAGCAGGGTCATATTGTCCAACAACAACCCAGGAAAAGCCGTGCAGTAGTGG ACATTACTGCAGGATGGGTTCAACATCTGAGAAAC GCTGCTTCAAGTTGACTTCTTGCAATTCAAACGCATCAAATCAAGATTTGCATGCCTATGGAATTATGCTTATA GCTGCTACTACTACTCTTCTCCTCATTATCTACAATTGTTCTGACCAAGTTCTCAACACAAGGGAAAGACGACTGGCGAAAACCAGGGAAGCAGCGGCAAGAAGTGCAAGAGACACAGCAAAAGCACGTCAAAGGTGGAAAACTGCTAAGGATGCTGCTAAGAAACATGCAAGTGGACTGCAAACTCATTTTTCACagacattttcttttaaaaaatctgCCAAGCATCCTGAGGAACTTAAAATATTGGATCAAACAAGTTGTGAAACAGATGAAGACTTGTATGCTCCTACACATATAAGTTGTTCAAGTGAATCTTTATCATCATCTGCACCATCCAGGGGAAAGCCAATGGAACCTGGCAATTTGATGCGGAtgatgcatgaaattgaagatGACCCTGGAAATTATGAAGGATTTGATGTTAATACCCATGATAGAAAATCTAAAGGCCATAAGCCAAAGGGAAAACAACCTAATACTCATAGCCAAATTTTTAAGTATGCATATGCTCAacttgaaaaagagaaagcactgcaagaagaaaataaaaatcttacATTCTCAGGAGTAATTTCTATGGCTACTAATCCTGAAATCAGGAAAAGGCCCCTGATTGAGGTCTCTTTCAAAGACCTTACACTCACTTTGAAGGGGAAAGGCAAGCATCTTTTGAGGTGTGTTACTGGAAAAATTAAGCCTGGTCGCATCACTGCTGTAATGGGCCCTTCAGGTGCTGGAAAAACAACATTTATTTCTGCTCTGGCTGGAAAGGCAATAGGTTGCAAGATGACTGGTTTGATTCTTATAAATGGAAAGAATGAATCAATCCGCTCATATAGGAAAATAATTGGTTATGTGCCACAAGATGATATTGTGCATGGGAACTTGACCGTGGAAGAGAATCTACGGTTTAATGCTAAGTGCAG GCTTCCTGCTCATTTATCAAAACCAGATACAGTTCTTGTTGTTGAAAGAGTTATTGAGTCTTTGGGGCTTCAGATGGTGCGTAATTCCTTGGTGGGAACTGTAGAGAAGCGAGGTATCTCAGGGGGCCAGAGGAAGCGAGTAAATGTTGGATTGGAAATGGTCATGGAACCTTCACTTTTGATCTTGGATGAACCCACATCTGGTTTGGACAGTGCATCCTCTCAGCTGCTTCTTAGAGCACTTCGACATGAAGCTCTTGAAGGAGTAAACATCTGCATGGTGCTTCATCAACCTAG CTATGCCTTGTTCCAAATGTTTGATGATCTAGTACTTTTGGCAAAAGGCGGCCTCACTGTCTACCATGGTTCAGCAAAGAAAGCAGAAGAATACTTTGCGGGCCTTGGGATCCATGTCCCAGAACGTGTTAACCCTCCAGACCACTTCATTGACATTTTAGAGGGTATAGTAACACCAAGTGCAACCTCAGGTGTCAACTACAAAGAGTTTCCTGTCAGGTGGATGCTTCACAATGGGTACCCAGTGCCCCCTGATCTGCAGCAAAGTTTTGCTCAGCTTGCTATGCCCTCAGCAGGTGCAGGTCCAGCAAATGGGACAAATCCTGTTCATGCTGGAATGGAGGAAAAATCTTTTGCTGGAGAGTTATGGCAAGATGTGAGGAGTAATGTGGAGTTGCAGCGGGATAGCATACATCACAATTTCTTAAAGTTTAAGGACTTATCATGCCGGAGAACTCCAGGTGTACTCTGGCAATACAGATATTTTCTTGGGAG GGTTGGGAAGCAGCGTATGAGGGAAGCTAAGATACAAGCGACAGATTATCTGATCTTACTGCTTGCTGGAGCCTGCTTAGGAACATTAGCTAAAACAAGTGACGAAAACTTCGGGGCAGTTGGTTATACTTATACCATAATTGCAGTCT CTCTTCTATGCAAAATAGCAGCTTTGAGATCATTTTCACTGGATAAATTACAATATTGGAGAGAGAGTGCATCTGGCATGAGCAGCTTGGCTTACTTTTTGGCCAAAGACACCATTGACCACTTTAATACTGTGATCAAGCCTGTGGTTTATCTCTCtatgttctttttcttcacaaaTCCAAGATCTTCGTTTGCTGAAAATTATATTGTCTTGCTGTGCCTGGTGTACTGTGTGACTGGTATAGCCTATGCATTGGCCATCTTCTTTCAACCTGGTCCAGCCCAGCTG TGGTCGGTTCTTCTTCCAGTTGTTTTGACACTTGTCGCCACTCAGAAACAAGATGGTGAAGTTCTGAAAAAGATATCTAATTTGTGCTACCCGAAGTGGGCTTTGGAAGCTTTTGTGATAGCAAATGCTGAAAGGTATGGCAAATCACCCCTTTATCTATTCAAGATATCAAAGATAAATATGTATACGTTGCTCCTTAGATTCACCATCTCATTGTCatga